Genomic DNA from Pelosinus sp. UFO1:
ATCCGTCTTGTGACAAAAGTATATCCGCTTATTTCATTTTATATAACATGCAAAAAGAGATCATTAATGAAATCGGATTTCGAATAAAGGTTTTAAGGCTCAACAAGTAGTATCAGCTGCATGTTGAGCCTTTTGCGAGCAGCCACTTGATTGAACTCACCTTGATATCCTATTATTGCGGCTAAACCGTATTTTTTACACTTATTGTAACATTTAACATTTTCTTAATCATTCATTAACGTAAGATTTATATGATTCCATTATAATTGAATTAGCTTCGTATAATAAAAAATAAAGTACCTACGGTATTATCAAAATCTGATAATGAGAGGTGTCTTATGGCAATTAGGCCTATAAAGGTTATGTTCGCAATATCAGACACAGGCGGTGGACACCGCAGTGCTGCGGCATCGATAATAGCTGCACTTGATAAAGAACAGAGCATACAATCTACCATTGTCGATTTTTTACGTACAACGAATTTCCCAGGGCTGAAAAAAGCACCGGAAATTTATGATTACTGCTCCAAGAAACATGTCTGGCTAAACAATTTATTCTTTAAAGAAACTAACAGTATTGGTCGTATCAATGCACTAACGAAAATAGTATATTCTCAATCTCACTATAGTATTAAACGAACAATAGCGAATACCCAGCCTGATGCCGTTGTGGCCGTTCATCCATTAGTTATTGGTTTATTACAGCAAACTCGTAAAGAGTCATGCGCCAATTGGCCAATCATAGCTGTCATTACAGATCTTGTTACCATACATGCATCATGGGCAACACCAGGAGCGGATCTATACCTTGTTCCTACAAAAGAAGCATTTCAATCTTTAATAAAGTATGGGATTCCTTACAGTCAGATTATCTATACTGGTTTTCCAGTACACCCTAAATTTTTAAATAGTAAATTATCAAAAAAGCAAGCATGTGATGAACTTGGCATAAAAAGCGAACCCTTTACAGTCCTCCTTACAGGTGGTGGAGTTGGGGCAGGCAATATAGGGGATTGGGTCCATACCTTAAAAAAACAGTGCCCTGATAAACAAATCCTTGTCATAACAGGTAATAACAAGGATTTATATAATGAACTTAACAACCGAAAAGTCCATTCAGACCGATTGCACGTCTACGGCTTTGTGAATAATATGGAAACACTGATGGCAGCAAGTGATGTAATTGTCTCTAAGGCTGGTCCTGGTACTCTAATGGAAGGCGTAACGATGAAAAAAACGCTAATTGTTACGGAAGCGGTTGGTATCCAAGAGACAGGTAATATTGACTTTATTAATAAAAATCAATTAGGTTATCATTGCCCGACCCCCATCGAAGCATGCACAATAATTAATGAAACTGCTATTTTTGCTTCTTGTGGTAATCTGACATACAATGATACGATTCCTATAAACGGTTCCCAAAATATCGCTAACATTATTCTTGAAACAATCAACACAACAATAGCAATCAATAACCCTATGAAATCCCAAGAAGAACATATCTTTATTGGTGCATAACACGAGAAGTCATTTTCCTTTTAGCGAAAATGGGTTCTGTAGTTTTATAATATGACTTGCAGTCTTGAGTATTCGAGGGGGAGAGACGTGAATATTCCAAAGAAGAGCCTTACCTTAATTACCTTGATTTGGATGCTTGTGTCCATTATGATACCTGTTTTTGCTTTTGCTGAACAGGCTCAGCCGCAAGTTTTCAAGCTAACCGTTATTCATACTAATGATTTCCATGATTATGAACCATATGCTTTAGCCAGAAAAGCAACTATTATAAAAAAGATACGATCAGAAGTGCAAAATGTCCTTTTGGTTGATGCGGGTGATCTTTTTACTCGCGGACCATATCACAATATTTTTTACGGGGAAATGGAAATGGCTGCTTATAATGGAATGAACTATGACGCGTGGGAATTAGGCAACAACGAATTTAAAGGTCACCCTGAGCAAGCTGTAAGTGATCAAAAGTTGTACAATTTAATTGAACAGGCAAAATTTCCTACCTTATGTTCCAACATTAAGACAACCAATGGCGAATATCTGCCAGGGGTGAAACCTTATATTGTTAAATCAATACAAGATGTTAGAGTAGGTATCATTGGTGTATCTTCTACCAAGGTAAGGAGATATTCCCAAGCTTCAAACAAGATTGTAGAAGATCCCCTCACAGCAGTGGCAGAGCTAATTCCTCAGGTGCGCAAGGAATCGGACATTCAATTGCTCTTGTCTCACGCTGGGCTTGCAGTAGATGTTCAAATGGATATGAAATTAGCAGGCAGTGGATTGTCTCTTATTATCGGGGCCGATGATCATTATGTCATTCAGCAGCCTATTTATCGAACAGGTGGTATTCCAATTGTTCAGGCTGGGGGAGAAGATAACATATATCTCGGCAGAGTTGATCTGACATATGAAAATAGGGACGGACAATGGGCTTTAGTTTCTCAACATGGCATGTTGTACCCAATTAATGATAAAATTCCGATGGATCTAGACATTAAAAAAATTATTGATGGATATTTGTCTACAGTCAAAAGGCCGGCTGCATAATAAGATTCGGATGTGCAGAGGAGGCCCCAAAGAACTTTTATTCTTTTGTCCATAAAAACAGGGCTGCCTCGCTACGATTTTTTTAATCGTTTTGAGACAGCCCCGTTCTTATCGTTATTAGTTTGTACGGATATAACCATCATCTTTAAGATCCTTGTTTAACTGTTTCCAGATTAAATCTTTGAATTGTATGGCATCTTGCAATTCTTGTTTTGACTTTGTGTAGTAAATTGTATTTCGAAGACCTACTGATATTTTCATATCCTTTAGAGATTGATCTAACATATCGCAAATTCGAATCAGCTGAATTTTATCTTCTTCGTATTTACCAGTAAATTTCAAAGAAAACGTCTTACTACGTGTATTCATTATTGATTCATTTAATTTCAATAAATTATTATTCGTTACACTCGGAGTCATATGACCATTCGTATAATCGTCAATGCTATCACCTCGCTCTCGTCCAACAGAGGATAATCGGAGTCGTTAGATGTAATCCATAAAAAGCATTACAATATTTACTAAAAATGAGATTTTTTGCAGGAATTTGCATTTTTAGGACAAATATATGCATTATTAGAAGTTAGAGGTTTCTTGTTATAAAGAAATCATATGACTAAACAGCTAAATAGATTTTGTGACATCATTCACATTCACAAGTCAAAGAACGTTGCTAAAAGACTTTAAAAAATATGGGTTATTTATTTCAAAAATGTTTCGGAGATGTGAAATCAGCAGGAGGAATGGGAATGGATGATCAAGTCACAAGAACTGAACGTACAACAGTCAAAGTCAAAAACGGATTGGACTTAAGCAATATTCAATTATCAGATGTTATAGATATTAATTTCCTGCAACGATTTCAAGATAGTTTTGCTAAAGGGGTAGGGGTGGCCAGTGTGACTGTAAATCTTGAGGGAGATGCTATCACTAACCCGAGTAATTATACTAGATATTGTATGGATTATATTCATGCAACATCTAAGGGCGATAAGCGATGTGCAGAATCGCATCGGAAAGCTGGAGAAGAGGCTGCACGTCTTGGAAAACCGGTTGTATATGAATGTCATGCGGGGCTTATTGATTTTGCTGCTCCAATTATATTAGAAGGGCGGCAAATTGGGACTATATTAGGTGGACAAGTGCTAATGGATATTCCAAATGAAGAAAAGTATCGTAAAATTGCTAAAGAGATTGGGATTAGCGAAGATGGATACTTTGAATCGGTCAAGGAAATTCGTCAGTTATCAAAAGAAAGTGTTGAAGCTGCAGCAGATGTGCTTTACATCGTTGCTAACAATATGTCGAAAGCAGAATATCAGCAGCAAATATTAACAGCGAAATCAAAGTTGCTTAGTGACAGTTTAGACAAAATATCGCTGTCAATGAAAAAATTAGCAGCCTCGGTCAGTATGGTAAATGTAAGTCAAGTACATTTGGATAAAGAAATGAATAATGTCAATACCATAAATAATAAAATTAATGAAATGATGGATTTAACTAAAAATATTGCTGATATGATATCTGCCCAAAAAATAGAAATGGCTCGTTTAGATCGACTGAATTTAGTTGGAGAAATGGCAGCTAGTATTGGACATGAAGTTAGAAATCCGCTTACCACCGTCAGAGGGTATCTACAATTTCTTAATAAAAAAACTGAATTCAGTAAATATGCATCTAGCCTTGAGATGATGATTGAAGAACTAGACCGTGCAAATGAAATTATTACCGAATTCTTATCATTGGCAAAAGATCGTAGAGTGGATTTAAAAGAATCGGATTTGAATAAAATAATAGCAAGAATAGTGCCCTTAATGCAAGCTGACGGGGTGCTTAAAGGTATACAAATTAATCTTGAACTTGGAGATATCCCTTCATTGATATTAGACGAAAAAGAAATTAGGCAACTAATTTTAAATTTAGTTAAAAATGCAATTGAGGCGACAGATGATGATGGGAGCGTGGCAATAGCAACATATATAACTGAAGATAGACCGGTTCTATCAATAGCCGATGAAGGATGTGGAATCCCCAAGGAATTCTTAGATAAAATAGGTACTCCATTCCTATCGACTAAACCACAGGGAACTGGTTTAGGTTTAGCTGTATGCTACAGAATTGCAGAACGTCATTCTGCATCGATAAATATTCATAGCAAAGAAGGCATAGGAACTACCGTGAAAGTCATATTTTGATTGTTCAGCTCATGCTAAATTAATAACGGGCTTATTAATTAGCACTATTTAGATTGGTGATGCAGCTTCTGATATTACTAACTGGAAAATTGGTCTATCTCAGGAAATTGCTCCTAATTTAGACTTTAATCTTGATTATCGTAACATGAAGATTTTGGATATGAGTTATTTGGGAGTTGCCGGAAATTTTGATGTGACATCAAAAGGTATTGGCTATGGTATCTATAAATTCTAGTATGTAAGAAGTGCTAGTGGGTTCAATACAACCATATCTTAGTCTAAATGAGAAGAAACGGAGAAAATCGTTTTTCGATTATTTCCGCTTCTTCTCATTCAGTTTAATAGTACAATAATAAGCCTACCCGAAGTCTTAAGTTACGATAACTATCACTCATGAGGAGGCGGACACCTAAGCCGGGAATTGCAGTATGGTACTCATGCCAATATATTCAAAGACCGTTTTTTCTCTCTTTGCTTTACGGCTTTTGCTCCATTATTTTTGCTGTTATCATTTGTCGTATCAGCATCCATTTCATCTTTCTTTCTTTTACGCTCTACTTCAGCAGCTTCAATTCCCAATTTTTCCGCCGCGTTAACGTTTTCATCTACAGAAATATCTGCTTTGGCTAAAATTAAATGTCCCATACTAGCGTTAAAAAGATACGTTTCATGCTCCCTTCTAATTTTCGCACGTTTACTAGGACTTTTAGCTGGGGATGATTCGTTTTTATACCAATCTTCTTGAAGTTTTCGTGCAGTTTTTGCATACTGAACCTGCTGTATTTGCTTTGTAACTCCTTGTAAGGCTACCATCGTTTCTTTTCTGCCTATATGAATAGAACTAGCATCGCCATTTCCATTATTGCCAGTTTTAGATTGTAACTTCTTTAGCATGTTATCTCTATATTTTTCTAGCGAATTTAACGTACTATTCGAATTAGTATTTAATAAATTAGTAATTAGACCTCCGTTGTTAGACATTAAGAATCCCCTCCTTATCCATTGGAAAATATAACCATTATATTACATATCGAACAAATTACCTGCAATGTTAAGTAGTAAGACTCAGAAAATGAAAAAGACAGTCAGTTTTTCACCTCGAAAGTATCCGAACAGCTAGGGAAAGGGTAGGACTTTTCCCTTCTTATACCGAATATCACTGCAATAGCAAGATATAAGTTAGAGGTGAAACACAAGTGAAGCTTCGTTTAATTATAGGAAGAGCTGGGTGTGGCAAGACCCAGTATTGTTTAGAAGAAATGGGTCAAATGTTAGCGGCATCACCAGAGGGACGGTCCATGATCATGATCTTGCCGGAGCACGCTACCTTTCAGGTAGAGCATGAGTTAGCATCTACTCCTGGCATTGATGGTTTTACTAGGGCCTATGTCTTCGGTTTTCGTCGTTTGGCACATCGAATCTTAATGGAAACAGGTGGTGCGGTTCGCCCTCATATTACAGAACTTGGGAAACGGATCGTATTGAATAAATTATTACATGAGCATCGAGAAGATTTTAAGATATTTCATCGGGCGGCTGCCCAACGTAGTTTCGCCGATATTTTAGTCAGTATGATTCAGGAGTTTAAAGCCTATGGTGTATCTCCAGAATCTTTGGCAGAGATAGAAGGGCAATGTGGTGATTTGCCAATTGGTGATAAAATTCATGATTTAGCCTTAGTGTATCAAGGTTTTGAAAACTTTTTGCAAGGGCGTTATACCGATCCGGAAGATTATCTTACCTTATTGGCAAAGAAGATTCCCCAGTCTGCTATTTTGCATCAAGCAGAGGTGTGGATTGATGGCTTTACTTGGTTCAATCCGCAAGAAGCAGATGTAGTAGCTGGGCTATTAGCAAACTCTGCTAGTGTGACCATTACCTTGTGTTTGGCAGATGCCAAGTCTAGTGAGCAGGCAAGTGAGACAGCCTTATTTCATCGTCAATGGGACACCCGAAGAAAGCTATTGGATATGGCAAGAAAAATGGGGGCTGAAATTGAAGAAGTGGAGTTAACCCAGAACCAACGATTTACGGCTCCCTTGCTAGGGCATATGGAAGCGCAGCTATTTACTTTTCCTTCCGCAGTTTGGGCAGGTGAAACCAAAGGAGCTGTGGTAACGGAGGCTGCCAATCGCCGGATAGAAGTCGAAGGTATGGCAAGGGATATGTTACGGTTATGTCGGGAAGAAGGATATCGTTGGCGAGATATTGGAATTCTGCTGCGTGATCCAGAAAGTTATGCTGAACTTGTGGAGACTGTGTTAGCTGACTATGAGATACCTTTCTTTAGTGATCGAAAACGCCAACCAGTGCATCATCCTTTAGCGGAATTGTTGCGTTCTAGTATAGAAGTGATCACGGAAAGATGGAGTTATGAACCTTTGTTTCGCTGTTTTAAGACAGATTTATTTGATTTGTCCCGGGATGATATTGATAAATTGGAAAACTACGTATTGGAGTTTGGTATTCGCGGTACAAAATGGACAAATGGTCAGCTGTGGACATTTATTCGCCGTTTTTCCTTAGGGGAAGATGCGGAACTAAATGAGGTACAACAAGAGCATCTTCAAACTATCAATGAGGTTAGAAGCAAAGCTTCTGCGCCTTTGCTGCTCTTGGAGCAACAGATGAAAGCCGCAACGACGGTACTAGAGATGACGACAGCCTTATATGAATTTTTAGCAGGATTGATGGTGCCCGAAAAATTGGAGCAGTGGGCGGTGCATGCCGAAGAAATAGGGGATTTGGAGCAGGCGAGGGAACATCGTCAGTTATGGGATCAAGTTATTCAGTTATTAGAACAAATTGTGGAGATCTGCGGCACAGAGGAGATGACAGTAGCCGATTATGGGATTATGTTGAGTGAAGGCTTGGAAGGTCTTACTCTCAGTCTCATTCCTCCAGGGCTTGACTATGTTACAGTATCTCCTATGGAGCAGACTAGCTTGGTAAATATTAAAAGTATTTATGTTCCAGGGGTAAATGATGGAGTATTGCCCATGCGCGGGCGGGGTGAAGGTTTATTAACTGATGCCGAACGAGGGCAAATGATTCAGTTTGGTTTAGAACTAGCCCCAGGTTCACAGTCGGATTCTTTTGCGGAGCGGTTTTTGGTATATACAGCCTTAACAAGAGCTAAAGAGTATTTATGGCTTAGTTATCCTCTAGCAGATGAAGAAGGCAAGGGGCTTAGTCCATCCTTGCTAATTAAACGGATTCGAGAATTGGCAAGAGTACCGTTTCATTCTTTGCCTGTAGAGCCTATAACTGGGAGTGAACAGCAGTATATCGCTCATGGGAAACGCAGTATTTCCGCTTTGGCGGCCGTACTTCGAAGCTACAAGAGCGGTGAGAAGATTGCTGGCGTGTGGTGGGATGTTTATAACTGGGCAAGACAAGAACAAGGGCTGGAATGGTATGTGCAAAGAGCCGTAGCTGGGTTGTTTCATCACAATCAGGTAGAGTCATTGCCGGGGAATTTGGCGAATCGTTTATATCCGAAGCAAAATAAACTGCGGGGCAGTGTTACTCGTTTTGAATCCTATCAGGCCTGTCCCTTCAAACATTTTGCGCAGTATGGCTTAAGCCTTAAGGAACGAGCCGTTTTTCGTTTACAGGCACCTGACTGGGGGCAGTTTTTGCATGCTGCTCTCAAAGGATTTGGTGATAGCTTGCAAGATGCCGGGCGTGACTGGGGTAGTATGAGCGAAGGGGAATATAAGGAGATTGTCAACCAAGTGGTGGAAGAATTGGCGCCAAAACTGCAAAATGAGATTTTGTTAAGCTCGGAACAGCATAAGCACTTGGTGGGCAGACTGAAACGGACTGTGACTCGTGCCGTACGTCGTCTAGTAGAATTTGATCGGGTAAGTACGTTTAAACCCATAGCCATGGAAAAATCATTCGGGCGGGGGGAGGATGCTTTGCCACCTCTCGTCTATATGTTGCCAGATGATATTTCCTTGGAAATAGTCGGTCAGATTGATCGCTTGGACATTGCGGAATTGGAAGGCAAAAAGTATATGCTAATTATTGATTATAAGTCAGGGGGAGCTTGGCTTAAATTGGTGGATGTATATTATGGTTTGCGGCTCCAGTTATTAACGTATCTGTTGGTAGCGAGTAAAGCGTATAAGGACTGTTTACCTGCTGGAGTTTTGTATTATTTCTTAAAGAATCCGAATCTCTCAGATAAAATTAAGTTAGACGCCGATGAAATTTGTAAAAAAATTAATGGACTCTTAAAGATGCCAGGTTGGGTATTAGCCGACTCTCAAGTAATACGGTTATTGGATCACACCATTGATGGTTATTCTGAATTCTTAAAGGTTGCCTTGAAAAAGGATGATACCTTTTATAGCAATTGTTTGTCTTATGTCAAAGAACCTGAAGAGTTTCAATTATTACTTAGCTATGTGGAGCAAAAATTAGTCGATACGGCACGGGAAATTATGGCGGGGAAAATCGAGATTAGTCCGTATGCTTTAGATAAACGGACACCTTGTGGCTTTTGTCAGTACAGTGCCGTATGTCAGTTTGATAGTTTGTTGCCAGAGAATCAATATCGTAGATTGGCAAAGCAAGATGAAAGTACTATTATGGGGGAAATTACCCAAGGCCAGGAGGTAAAACCAAATGAGTTGGTCTGAGCAGCAGTTATTGGCAATTGAAACACGGAATAAAAATCTATTAGTAGCTGCGGCTGCTGGTTCGGGTAAAACCTCTGTACTAGTTGAGCGGATTATTTCCCGTATATTAGATAAAGAGCAGCCAGTTGATGTAGATAAGGTGCTAGTTGTTACCTTTACCAATGCGGCAGCGGCTGAAATGCGCGGGCGAATTGGCTCGGCTTTGAATGATGCATTAAAAAAACAGCCTCGTTCTGAGCATATTCAGCGGCAGTTAGCACTACTCAATTCTTCTGCCATTTCTACCATTCATGCCTTTTGTCAAAACATTGTACGGCAGAATTTTCATCTCTTAGATTTAGATCCTCAATTTCGCATTGCTGGCCAGGCAGAAGTGACAATTATGAAAACAGAAGTGCTGGAAAATTTATTTGAGGCGAAATACGCCCAAGGGGACGAGGCATTTTTAGACTTAGTAGAACACTATGGGGATGAGCAGAGTGACAATTCCTTGTATCAATTGGTACTAGGATTATATAATTTCTCCCAGAGTCATCCTTGGCCAGAAAAATGGATAGCTGGTCTTTCACAAGAGTTTGCTTTGCCTGAAGCCGCTACTGTTGATCAAACTCCTTGGTCGAAGCTAATTCGGGAGAAAATAGTCTTGGATTTAGAACAGGCGGGGCAACAATTAGATACTCTTTGCCTAGAGGCTGGAAGACCTGGCAGCATAGATGCCTATGTAGATACCTTTATGGCAGATCGGGCTGTCCTTGATGAACTGCTGTCTGCAGCTAATCATTCCTGGGAAAGTCTGGCTAGTGCTATTGAAAGTTGTAAGTTTGAGAAAATTGCTGCCGTGCCAAAAGGTACAGATGAGTCCATGAAGAAATATTTTCAACGGGGCAGGCAGAAGGTCAAAGATAAAATCAATGACTGTAAGGTACATTTCTTTGATCGCCCAGCAGAAGAATTATTGGCAGATATGCGTCTAATTGCTCCTGTGGTAGATACGTTAGGTAAGTTGGTGATTGAATTTGGTCAGGAATTTGCCAAGGCAAAGCGTAGCAAAGATGTATTGGATTTCAATGACTTGGAGCATTTTTGTTTACAAATTTTGCTTGCATCGGAAAGTCAGCTAGGAGAGATCATACCTTCTTCTGTTGCGATCCAATTGCAGGAGCGTTTTGCGGAAGTAATGGTGGATGAATACCAAGATACCAATGGGGTACAGGAAACTATTTTGCGTTTGGTAGCAAGTACGAAACAACCTAATTTATTTTTAGTGGGTGATGTTAAACAGAGTATTTATCGTTTTCGCTTAGCAGAACCGGAATTATTCATGGAAAAATATCGCCAGTATCCGACAGCTGGCAGTCAGTATGCTCGAATCGATTTATCCCAGAATTTTCGTAGTCGGGCGGGGGTGCTTCATGCTGTCAATTTTCTCTTTGTGCAGTTGATGTCGCCCCGGATTGGAGAACTAGAGTATGGGGAGGCGGAGAAA
This window encodes:
- a CDS encoding glycosyltransferase, translated to MAIRPIKVMFAISDTGGGHRSAAASIIAALDKEQSIQSTIVDFLRTTNFPGLKKAPEIYDYCSKKHVWLNNLFFKETNSIGRINALTKIVYSQSHYSIKRTIANTQPDAVVAVHPLVIGLLQQTRKESCANWPIIAVITDLVTIHASWATPGADLYLVPTKEAFQSLIKYGIPYSQIIYTGFPVHPKFLNSKLSKKQACDELGIKSEPFTVLLTGGGVGAGNIGDWVHTLKKQCPDKQILVITGNNKDLYNELNNRKVHSDRLHVYGFVNNMETLMAASDVIVSKAGPGTLMEGVTMKKTLIVTEAVGIQETGNIDFINKNQLGYHCPTPIEACTIINETAIFASCGNLTYNDTIPINGSQNIANIILETINTTIAINNPMKSQEEHIFIGA
- a CDS encoding bifunctional UDP-sugar hydrolase/5'-nucleotidase; amino-acid sequence: MNIPKKSLTLITLIWMLVSIMIPVFAFAEQAQPQVFKLTVIHTNDFHDYEPYALARKATIIKKIRSEVQNVLLVDAGDLFTRGPYHNIFYGEMEMAAYNGMNYDAWELGNNEFKGHPEQAVSDQKLYNLIEQAKFPTLCSNIKTTNGEYLPGVKPYIVKSIQDVRVGIIGVSSTKVRRYSQASNKIVEDPLTAVAELIPQVRKESDIQLLLSHAGLAVDVQMDMKLAGSGLSLIIGADDHYVIQQPIYRTGGIPIVQAGGEDNIYLGRVDLTYENRDGQWALVSQHGMLYPINDKIPMDLDIKKIIDGYLSTVKRPAA
- a CDS encoding PocR ligand-binding domain-containing protein — translated: MDDQVTRTERTTVKVKNGLDLSNIQLSDVIDINFLQRFQDSFAKGVGVASVTVNLEGDAITNPSNYTRYCMDYIHATSKGDKRCAESHRKAGEEAARLGKPVVYECHAGLIDFAAPIILEGRQIGTILGGQVLMDIPNEEKYRKIAKEIGISEDGYFESVKEIRQLSKESVEAAADVLYIVANNMSKAEYQQQILTAKSKLLSDSLDKISLSMKKLAASVSMVNVSQVHLDKEMNNVNTINNKINEMMDLTKNIADMISAQKIEMARLDRLNLVGEMAASIGHEVRNPLTTVRGYLQFLNKKTEFSKYASSLEMMIEELDRANEIITEFLSLAKDRRVDLKESDLNKIIARIVPLMQADGVLKGIQINLELGDIPSLILDEKEIRQLILNLVKNAIEATDDDGSVAIATYITEDRPVLSIADEGCGIPKEFLDKIGTPFLSTKPQGTGLGLAVCYRIAERHSASINIHSKEGIGTTVKVIF
- the addB gene encoding helicase-exonuclease AddAB subunit AddB, with amino-acid sequence MKLRLIIGRAGCGKTQYCLEEMGQMLAASPEGRSMIMILPEHATFQVEHELASTPGIDGFTRAYVFGFRRLAHRILMETGGAVRPHITELGKRIVLNKLLHEHREDFKIFHRAAAQRSFADILVSMIQEFKAYGVSPESLAEIEGQCGDLPIGDKIHDLALVYQGFENFLQGRYTDPEDYLTLLAKKIPQSAILHQAEVWIDGFTWFNPQEADVVAGLLANSASVTITLCLADAKSSEQASETALFHRQWDTRRKLLDMARKMGAEIEEVELTQNQRFTAPLLGHMEAQLFTFPSAVWAGETKGAVVTEAANRRIEVEGMARDMLRLCREEGYRWRDIGILLRDPESYAELVETVLADYEIPFFSDRKRQPVHHPLAELLRSSIEVITERWSYEPLFRCFKTDLFDLSRDDIDKLENYVLEFGIRGTKWTNGQLWTFIRRFSLGEDAELNEVQQEHLQTINEVRSKASAPLLLLEQQMKAATTVLEMTTALYEFLAGLMVPEKLEQWAVHAEEIGDLEQAREHRQLWDQVIQLLEQIVEICGTEEMTVADYGIMLSEGLEGLTLSLIPPGLDYVTVSPMEQTSLVNIKSIYVPGVNDGVLPMRGRGEGLLTDAERGQMIQFGLELAPGSQSDSFAERFLVYTALTRAKEYLWLSYPLADEEGKGLSPSLLIKRIRELARVPFHSLPVEPITGSEQQYIAHGKRSISALAAVLRSYKSGEKIAGVWWDVYNWARQEQGLEWYVQRAVAGLFHHNQVESLPGNLANRLYPKQNKLRGSVTRFESYQACPFKHFAQYGLSLKERAVFRLQAPDWGQFLHAALKGFGDSLQDAGRDWGSMSEGEYKEIVNQVVEELAPKLQNEILLSSEQHKHLVGRLKRTVTRAVRRLVEFDRVSTFKPIAMEKSFGRGEDALPPLVYMLPDDISLEIVGQIDRLDIAELEGKKYMLIIDYKSGGAWLKLVDVYYGLRLQLLTYLLVASKAYKDCLPAGVLYYFLKNPNLSDKIKLDADEICKKINGLLKMPGWVLADSQVIRLLDHTIDGYSEFLKVALKKDDTFYSNCLSYVKEPEEFQLLLSYVEQKLVDTAREIMAGKIEISPYALDKRTPCGFCQYSAVCQFDSLLPENQYRRLAKQDESTIMGEITQGQEVKPNELV